One segment of Anastrepha obliqua isolate idAnaObli1 chromosome 3, idAnaObli1_1.0, whole genome shotgun sequence DNA contains the following:
- the LOC129240636 gene encoding ubiquitin thioesterase OTU1, translated as MTGTFSVKIKSNKGQFIVKDLTAKTTIGELKSKVSQLTEVKEPQLNILAGYPPRPLDLSQNACCISTIGISSGETLIVEERPATVAPYSLEDDEALARRLQAEEEEEQLRQVVAEATATEGANGPQVPIELPSGSSGNFNGILLKKVVPADNSCLFTSIRFVLNGKIDNEGSEMMRHIIAQEVAADPQEYNDAVLGKSNAEYCAWIQKPDSWGGAIEVAILSNYYGIEIDVVDIQNAIINRFGEDKNYGLRVFLLFDGIHYDPLYMETVGGGAPATIFPIEEMVVYRQAEQLANEAKSSRQFTNVDKFSLRCLQCDVMLVGQVQAQQHAKSTGHTNFGEI; from the exons ATGACAGGCACATTTAGCGTCaagataaaatcaaataaaggcCAATTTATTGTGAAGGACTTGACAGCTAAAACAACAATTGGTGAATTAAAATCAAAAGTCTCACAACTAACTGAAGTGAAGGAACCGCAGCTCAATATACTTGCTGGTTACCCGCCACGGCCATTAGATCTATCGCAAAATGCTTGTTGCATTTCAACAATAGGCATTAGCAGTGGCGAGACGCTGATTGTCGAAGAAAGGCCAGCCACTGTAGCACCCTACTCCTTAGAGGACGACGAAGCACTTGCGCGCAGATTGCAGGCCGAAGAAGAAGAGGAGCAGCTGAGACAAGTCGTTGCAGAAGCTACTGCCACAGAAGGTGCAAACGGCCCTCAAGTACCGATCGAATTGCCTAGTGGTTCCAGCGGAAATTTCAATGGCATTTTACTCAAGAAGGTTGTACCAGCAGATAACTCATGCCTTTTCACCAGCATACGTTTTGTTCTAAATGGCAAAATCGACAATGAGGGTAGTGAAATGATGCGACATATCATAGCTCAAGAGGTAGCAGCTGACCCTCAAGAATATAACGACGCTGTATTGGGAAAATCAAATGCTGAATATTGCGCCTGGATACAAAAACCAGATTCGTGGGGTGGTGCAATTGAAGTCGCAATACTCTCTAATTACTACGGCATTGAGATTGATGTTGTTGATATTCAAAATGCCATTATAAATCGCTTCGGTGAGGATAAAAATTATGGTTTACGGGTCTTCCTACTCTTCGATGGCATACATTACGATCCACTATATATGGAAACTGTTGGC ggCGGTGCACCAGCTACTATATTTCCAATTGAAGAAATGGTGGTATACCGCCAAGCGGAACAGTTAGCTAACGAAGCTAAATCTTCAAGACAATTCACAAACGTTGACAAATTCTCGCTAAGATGCCTACAATGTGACGTTATGTTGGTCGGTCAAGTGCAGGCACAGCAACATGCCAAATCAACTGGGCATACTAACTTTGGTGAAATTTAA
- the LOC129240635 gene encoding EKC/KEOPS complex subunit TP53RK has product MSLEVLKQGAEGRLYIDEFKGEKCLVKERFVKRYRHVALDSQITRQRIKAETKAVTRCRNAGILAPRILHTDLNERKIYMEYFKHAITAKEYIQRVVVEQLPETTEQLLKKLCAEIGAIIGQLHANNIIHGDLTTSNILINPKEEQHDFNKHEVVFIDFGLSHYNQGAEDKGVDLYVLERALLSTHSEQPYLFEHILEAYRKKCGDDENIVVAKFEEVRARGRKRTMIG; this is encoded by the coding sequence atgtctttagaagttttgaaACAAGGTGCGGAAGGACGCCTTTACATTGATGAATTTAAAGGAGAAAAATGTTTAGTAAAAGAACGTTTCGTTAAACGCTACCGACATGTAGCCTTGGATTCTCAAATTACACGGCAACGGATTAAAGCGGAAACCAAAGCTGTAACTCGATGCAGGAATGCAGGAATATTGGCCCCAAGAATTCTACACACAGATTTAAATGAACGTAAAATTTATATGGAATATTTTAAACACGCTATTACCGCCAAAGAATATATTCAACGCGTTGTCGTTGAACAATTGCCAGAAACCACTGAACAACTTCTAAAAAAGCTTTGTGCAGAAATAGGGGCCATTATTGGGCAGCTACACGCAAACAACATAATTCATGGAGATCTTACAACTTCCAATATCCTTATTAATCCCAAGGAGGAACAGCATGATTTTAATAAGCATGAAGttgtatttattgattttggacTAAGCCATTACAATCAAGGTGCTGAAGATAAAGGTGTTGATTTGTATGTTCTTGAAAGAGCACTTCTCAGTACTCATAGTGAGCAGCCGTACTTATTTGAACATATTCTGGAAGCATACCGTAAAAAATGTGGGGACGATGAGAATATCGTGGTGGCAAAATTTGAAGAGGTACGAGCTCGTGGACGAAAACGTACCATGATTGGGTAA
- the LOC129240639 gene encoding uncharacterized protein LOC129240639 has protein sequence MKFLLLTIFVCCVLFCAVNAVPVEEAIPEGIEGARDTIEPTDDKSVLLKLKLLKKLLFLG, from the exons ATGAAGTTCTTGCTTTTG ACAATCTTTGTGTGCTGCGTCCTTTTCTGCGCCGTCAATGCTGTGCCTGTGGAGGAGGCCATACCTGAGGGCATTGAGGGTGCTCGCGACACTATTGAACCTACCGATGATAAGAGCGTTCTGTTGAAGCTGAAGTTGCTGAagaagttgttgtttttgggtTAA
- the LOC129240630 gene encoding pentatricopeptide repeat-containing protein 1, mitochondrial, which translates to MAIRLLQCGTLRQLWCLSNLARTFSDQYQLSLQVSINNFTKTHWCGARSLHMKIYDKDADLEEQRLVNKEQNDPKQFRKSCIDNLSSQETIKSLPDKPDSYNDADVFGTNALSGNIEDPDDLAEEEYTKNPQRKPLRPIDYSRLIKSHLNEKRLKDAIAVLEVQMLKQDRAKPDSYIYNLLISGCAKSGYTRKAFNLFTKMRQRGLNIKGGTYTSLFNACANAPSTAYGLEQANRLREIMIEKGYEPNVKNYNAMIKAYGRCGDVKTAYMLADELMEKQLPLNVDTFNFLLQACASDFEFGFRHCLLTWHKMIKHRLKPDYYTFNTILRCVRDCGFGDLNTMEKVLQVILTERMEMLTADDIVEEQVPLLNKGQLSNLSHMEKKSQAIEIKNNTMELEMPNLLAPQPHLGSLVSLAEVTCPHERFLLLGGLTGFLNLMKVNQVTPDIETFTTLLEVIPPTYAAEKQLLSFVRKIGLKADVDFFNILIKKRSMRFDYEGAKEVMSMIRTAGLQPDIVTYGVLALGCQTVEEARELLQQMRENGIRMNMQILGAMLRQGAEHRNFPYIIEILQISLEENIKPNEIFLTHLHKFYDRCARSIDARHPSTKSKSFKFGHAKFCDKLRLYYEEQGIGGLKLEDAIKKIREHPYKYFKEEDIEGVESLKNNNISKKQKVRKYIKKIKIENLRSDIQGRENNEGKPENRLE; encoded by the exons atggcTATTCGCTTACTTCAATGTGGAACGTTACGTCAATTGTGGTGTTTAAGCAATTTGGCACGTACTTTTAGTGATCAATATCAACTTTCATTGCAAGTTAGTATTAACAATTTTACCAAAACCCACTGGTGTGGAGCGCGCTCTCTCCATATGAAAATTTACGACAAAGACGCCGATTTAGAAGAACAGCGACTCGTTAATAAAGAACAAAATGATCCTAAGCAATTCCGGAAGAGTTGTATTGATAATTTATCAAGCCAAGAGACAATTAAAAGTCTACCAGACAAGCCTGACAGTTATAACGATGCCGACGTTTTTGGCACCAATGCGTTGTCTGGGAATATTGAAGATCCAGATGATTTAGCAGAAGAAGAATATACAAAGAATCCACAGCGAAAACCCTTAAGGCCGATTGATTACTCACGTCTTATAAAATCCCATCTCAATGAGAAAAGGCTGAAAGATGCTATTGCGGTGCTTGAGGTTCAAATGCTTAAACAAGATCGTGCAAAGCCGGATTCTTATATATACAACTTACTAATAAGCGGTTGTGCAAAATCTGGTTATACACGGAAAGCATTTAATCTGTTCACTAAAATGCGTCAACGAGGATTAAATATAAAAGGTGGCACGTATACATCGCTTTTCAATGCCTGTGCAAATGCACCCTCTACGGCCTACGGCCTTGAGCAGGCAAATAGATTGCGAGAAATAATGATAGAAAAAGGCTATGAACCAAATGTAAAAAACTACAACGCCATGATTAAAGCCTATGGTAGGTGTGGTGATGTGAAGACCGCATACATGCTGGCTGATGAATTAATGGAAAAACAACTGCCGCTAAATGTCGATACGTTTAACTTCTTGTTGCAAGCCTGCGCAAGTGATTTTGAATTTGGATTTCG aCATTGCCTTCTCACTTGGCACAAAATGATAAAGCACCGTTTAAAACCCGATTATTATACTTTCAATACCATATTGCGTTGTGTAAGAGATTGTGGCTTTGGTGATTTGAACACTATGGAAAAAGTGTTGCAGGTAATACTTACAGAGCGTATGGAAATGTTAACAGCCGACGATATTGTGGAAGAGCAAGTTCCATTATTAAATAAAGGGCAGCTATCAAACCTTTCCCACATGGAAAAGAAGTCTCAAgctatagaaattaaaaacaatacaatgGAATTGGAAATGCCGAATTTGTTGGCACCACAGCCTCATCTAGGCAGTCTTGTTTCTTTAGCAGAAGTTACTTGTCCTCATGAACGTTTCTTGCTACTTGGCGGTCTTACGGGCTTCCTGAATCTTATGAAAGTAAATCAAGTTACTCCTGATATAGAAACTTTCACAACTTTGCTAGAGGTTATACCACCAACATATGCAGCGGAAAAGCAATTGTTATCATTTGTGCGAAAAATAGGACTTAAAGCTGATgtcgattttttcaatattcttataaaaaaacgtTCCATGCGCTTCGACTATGAAGGTGCTAAAGAAGTGATGTCAATGATACGTACAGCCGGACTGCAGCCAGATATTGTTACCTATGGTGTATTAGCGTTAGGCTGCCAAACAGTAGAGGAAGCTAGGGAATTGCTACAGCAGATGCGAGAAAACGGAATACG AATGAACATGCAAATTTTGGGTGCAATGCTACGTCAGGGAGCAGAACACAGGAACTTTCCTTACATCATTGAAATTTTACAAATCAGCTTAGAGGAAAATATTAAGCCCaatgaaatttttcttacaCACCTGCATAAATTTTATGATCGTTGTGCGCGTTCAATTGATGCAAGA caCCCTTCAACTAAATCAAAGTCTTTTAAATTTGGACACGCGAAATTCTGTGATAAGTTGCGTCTTTACTATGAAGAACAAGGAATCGGTGGTCTTAAGTTAGAggatgcaattaaaaaaattcgggaaCACCCCTACAAGTATTTTAAGGAAGAAGATATTGAGGGCGTTGAATCactaaaaaataacaacatatCTAAGAAACAAAAAGTTCGCAAgtacatcaaaaaaattaaaattgaaaacttacGCAGTGACATTCAGGGTAGGGAAAACAATGAAGGAAAACCAGAAAACAGATTAGAGTAA
- the LOC129240637 gene encoding protein Asterix, whose protein sequence is MNSSVDPRRKDKVIRYKPPHNQGQAGGSSEDLMPDYMNILGMIFSMCGLMMKLKWCAWFALYCSCISFASSRVSDDAKQVLSSFMLSVSAVVMSYLQNPAPMTPPWAPSA, encoded by the exons ATGAACTCTTCTGTGGATCCACGTCGCAAGGATAAGGTGATCCGCTATAAACCACCGCACAACCAAGGGCAGGCGGGTGGATCCAGCGAGGACCTTATGCCAGATTATATGAATATTTTGG ggatgattttctcaatgtgtggATTGATGATGAAGCTTAAATGGTGTGCATGGTTCGCGCTATATTGCTCTTGCATAAGCTTTGCAAGTTCTAGAGTCAGCGATGACGCAAAACAG GTACTCTCATCATTTATGTTATCTGTGAGTGCAGTAGTCATGTCATATTTGCAAAATCCTGCACCAATGACTCCTCCATGGGCTCCATCTGCGTAG
- the LOC129240634 gene encoding charged multivesicular body protein 2b-B → MFNNLFGKKPTVKEQQRENDKNLRKATRDIERERRKLEEEERKLQQEIKRAAAQGNNDVCRILAKQLVEVRKQKSRTFAATGKITSIGYQNKNIGTNIVLADAMGTTAKTMGDMNKVMRPESIAANVRDFQKANMHMEMTDEMINDTLDDMLNESGDEEESDAIVNKVLDEIGIEISGKMASIPTAGSGDLEKSSRNEKDIEAQLAKLRSS, encoded by the coding sequence ATGTTTAATAACTTATTTGGTAAGAAGCCTACcgttaaagaacaacaaagggAAAATGACAAGAACTTACGGAAAGCTACACGCGATATAGAACGAGAACGACGGAAATTGGAAGAAGAGGAACGAAAACTGCAGCAAGAAATCAAACGGGCCGCGGCGCAAGGTAACAATGATGTATGTCGTATATTGGCAAAACAACTTGTGGAGGTGCGCAAACAAAAGTCTCGAACATTTGCTGCAACAGGCAAAATTACATCAATTGGTTAtcagaataaaaatattggaaCGAACATAGTACTTGCAGATGCCATGGGCACAACGGCGAAAACAATGGGTGACATGAACAAGGTGATGCGTCCTGAAAGTATCGCAGCAAATGTTCGTGACTTCCAAAAAGCGAATATGCACATGGAAATGACGGACGAAATGATAAATGATACACTGGATGACATGTTAAATGAGTCGGGTGATGAGGAAGAAAGTGACGCCATTGTAAATAAGGTTTTGGATGAAATTGGCATTGAAATCTCGGGGAAAATGGCAAGCATTCCTACTGCAGGATCTGGTGATCTGGAGAAGAGTTCACGCAACGAAAAGGATATCGAGGCACAGTTGGCCAAATTACGCTCCAGTTAG
- the LOC129240640 gene encoding uncharacterized protein LOC129240640, producing MKFLALTLFVCLLIVALVSAVPAEESLPGDLYDQDEQGRQNFFKLKKIKKLLLG from the exons ATGAAGTTCTTAGCTTTG acATTATTTGTGTGCTTGCTGATTGTTGCTCTGGTATCAGCCGTTCCCGCCGAGGAGTCATTACCGGGCGATCTTTACGACCAGGATGAACAAGGGCGGCAgaactttttcaaattaaagaaaatcaaGAAATTGCTTCTGggctaa